The following proteins come from a genomic window of Paucimonas lemoignei:
- the cheW_1 gene encoding CheW-like protein — MAESQTAFQLLFDIDKRCRALAAGLPFQETRQQDWSGIGFRMGERCYVAPMGEISEILHEPRYAVLPGVKPWVKGVANLRGRLLPIMDLCSFFGHELSPVRKQRRVLVVDHQEVFAGLMVDEVLGLQHFSQISLMPIQGSEGAEPMAPFMSGQFLREHAWLVFSPAALAQSPGFMDVAL; from the coding sequence ATGGCTGAGTCCCAGACTGCCTTCCAGCTGCTGTTCGACATCGATAAGCGGTGTCGGGCGCTAGCGGCGGGCCTGCCGTTTCAGGAAACCCGCCAGCAGGACTGGAGCGGCATCGGGTTCCGCATGGGTGAGCGTTGCTACGTGGCGCCCATGGGTGAAATCAGTGAAATCCTCCATGAACCGCGTTACGCCGTGCTGCCGGGGGTCAAGCCTTGGGTCAAGGGCGTTGCGAACCTGCGCGGTCGGCTGTTGCCGATCATGGACCTGTGCAGCTTCTTTGGTCATGAACTGTCCCCGGTGCGCAAGCAGCGTCGGGTGCTGGTGGTCGATCATCAAGAGGTGTTTGCCGGGCTGATGGTCGATGAGGTGCTGGGTTTGCAGCATTTCAGTCAGATCAGTCTGATGCCGATCCAAGGCAGTGAAGGGGCTGAGCCCATGGCGCCTTTCATGAGTGGGCAGTTTTTGCGTGAGCACGCCTGGCTGGTGTTCAGCCCCGCCGCGCTGGCGCAATCTCCGGGGTTTATGGATGTGGCGCTGTGA
- the mcp4_2 gene encoding chemotaxis sensory transducer, whose protein sequence is MSKPDRSLEGARSRSQIIVLFVALIIFIVLLFVNFAYLNTQSTYDKQYIGHAGELRVLSQRIAKNATEAAAGKPQAFKLLADARNDFDMRWGFLRKGDKGTGLPPAPQGVREELGAVQADWEALRKSTDVILASEQTVLSLHQVAATLAETIPQLQVEYEKVVEILLQSRAPATQVAVAQRQSLLAERILGSVNKVLSGDDAAVQAADKFGRDASQFGQVLSGMLEGNLTLRIARVEDPDARARLAEIAELFQFVSGSVDEILETSPELFEVRESAGNIFNSSQTLLDETSVLANRLEQLANARSSHTIGGYVLGLLALMSIILIGLVMVRETNRQLRETAEKNERNQNAIMRLLDEIENLADGDLTVAASVTEDFTGAIADSINYSIDQLRELVATINLTAEQVFGAVKDTQTTATQLAAASEHQALQIAAASTAINRMAGSIDLVSANAHESSSVAERSVTIANKGNEVVHNTITGMDNIREQIQDTSKRIKRLGESSQEIGDIVSLIDDIADQTNILALNAAIQASMAGDAGRGFAVVADEVQRLAERSSSATKQIETLVRAIQNDTNEAVISMEQTTTEVVRGARLAQDAGVALEEIEGVSKVLAALIQSITNAAQQQADLGEQISQTMTVIQQTTSQTTSGTAATARSMGNLAKMASAMRRSVSGFTLPSSKDHG, encoded by the coding sequence ATGAGTAAGCCAGACAGATCGTTAGAGGGCGCACGCAGTCGCTCGCAGATTATCGTGCTGTTTGTCGCGCTGATCATTTTCATCGTTTTGCTGTTCGTCAATTTCGCGTACCTGAACACTCAATCGACCTACGACAAACAGTACATCGGGCATGCGGGTGAGTTGCGCGTGCTGTCCCAGCGTATTGCCAAGAACGCTACCGAAGCCGCCGCAGGCAAGCCACAGGCGTTCAAGCTGCTGGCCGATGCGCGTAACGACTTTGACATGCGCTGGGGCTTTTTGCGCAAGGGCGACAAAGGCACCGGCCTGCCGCCTGCGCCGCAGGGTGTGCGTGAGGAGTTGGGCGCTGTGCAGGCTGATTGGGAAGCGCTGCGCAAAAGCACTGATGTGATTCTGGCCAGCGAGCAAACCGTGTTGTCCCTGCATCAGGTCGCAGCGACTCTCGCCGAGACCATCCCGCAGTTGCAAGTCGAGTACGAGAAAGTCGTCGAGATCCTCTTGCAAAGTCGTGCACCCGCCACCCAAGTGGCGGTGGCGCAGCGTCAGTCGTTGCTGGCTGAGCGGATTCTCGGTTCGGTCAATAAGGTACTGTCCGGTGATGACGCAGCGGTTCAGGCTGCCGATAAATTCGGGCGCGATGCCAGTCAGTTCGGCCAGGTGCTCAGCGGCATGCTCGAAGGCAATCTGACCCTGCGCATCGCCCGGGTGGAAGACCCCGACGCACGCGCGCGGCTGGCGGAAATCGCCGAGCTGTTCCAGTTCGTGTCCGGCTCGGTGGACGAAATCCTGGAGACCTCCCCTGAGCTGTTCGAGGTGCGAGAGTCGGCTGGCAATATCTTTAACAGCTCGCAAACCCTGCTCGATGAAACCTCGGTGCTCGCCAACCGCCTTGAGCAACTGGCCAACGCCCGCTCTTCGCACACCATCGGCGGTTATGTGCTGGGCTTGCTGGCGTTGATGTCGATCATCCTGATTGGCCTGGTGATGGTCCGCGAAACCAACCGCCAGCTGCGTGAAACCGCCGAGAAAAACGAGCGCAATCAGAACGCGATCATGCGTCTGCTCGATGAGATCGAAAACCTCGCGGACGGCGACCTGACCGTTGCTGCGTCGGTCACTGAAGACTTCACGGGGGCCATCGCCGACTCCATCAATTACTCCATCGATCAGCTTCGCGAGCTTGTGGCCACCATCAACCTCACCGCCGAGCAAGTGTTCGGCGCGGTCAAGGACACTCAGACCACCGCCACACAGCTGGCTGCCGCGTCCGAGCATCAGGCGCTGCAGATTGCCGCCGCGTCCACGGCCATCAACCGCATGGCGGGCTCCATCGATCTGGTCTCGGCCAATGCCCATGAGTCCTCCTCGGTGGCCGAGCGCTCAGTGACCATCGCTAACAAAGGCAACGAGGTGGTGCACAACACCATCACCGGCATGGACAACATTCGCGAGCAGATTCAGGACACCTCCAAACGCATCAAACGGTTGGGTGAGTCTTCCCAGGAAATTGGCGACATTGTCAGCCTGATCGATGACATTGCCGACCAGACCAACATCCTGGCCCTCAACGCCGCCATTCAGGCCTCCATGGCCGGTGACGCGGGGCGCGGGTTTGCGGTGGTAGCCGATGAAGTGCAGCGGCTGGCCGAGCGCTCGTCTTCGGCGACCAAGCAGATCGAAACCCTGGTGCGCGCGATTCAGAACGACACCAACGAAGCGGTCATCTCCATGGAGCAGACCACGACTGAAGTGGTTCGCGGCGCACGTTTGGCCCAGGACGCAGGTGTCGCGCTTGAGGAAATCGAAGGCGTCTCCAAGGTGCTGGCTGCGTTGATTCAAAGCATCACCAATGCCGCGCAGCAACAGGCGGACCTGGGCGAGCAGATTTCCCAGACCATGACCGTGATTCAGCAAACCACTTCGCAAACCACCTCGGGCACGGCCGCCACCGCTCGCAGCATGGGCAACCTGGCAAAAATGGCCAGCGCAATGCGTCGCTCGGTCTCCGGCTTCACCTTGCCGTCGTCGAAGGACCACGGCTAA
- the phoP_1 gene encoding response regulator receiver has product MEQHSSALKVMVIDDSKTIRRTAETLLKNVGCEVITAIDGFDALAKIADNHPRIIFVDIMMPRLDGYQTCALIKNNRAFKSTPVIMLSSKDGLFDKAKGRIVGSDQFLTKPFSKEELLNAIKAHVPGFVAVEQQIP; this is encoded by the coding sequence ATGGAACAGCATTCATCAGCACTGAAAGTCATGGTCATCGATGATTCGAAGACCATCCGCCGCACGGCCGAGACGCTGCTGAAAAATGTCGGCTGCGAGGTCATCACCGCAATCGACGGGTTCGATGCGTTGGCCAAGATCGCCGACAATCACCCGCGAATCATCTTTGTCGACATCATGATGCCGCGCCTTGATGGCTATCAGACCTGCGCTTTGATCAAGAACAACCGCGCCTTCAAGTCGACGCCGGTGATCATGCTGTCGTCCAAGGACGGCCTGTTCGACAAGGCCAAGGGGCGAATCGTGGGGTCCGATCAGTTTTTGACCAAGCCTTTCAGCAAGGAAGAGCTGCTCAACGCTATCAAAGCTCACGTACCAGGGTTCGTCGCAGTGGAACAACAGATACCGTGA
- a CDS encoding thioesterase family protein domain protein codes for MNFHTRKWVKPEDLNPNGTLFGGSLLRWIDEEAAIYAIVQLGNQRVVTKYISEINFVSASRQGDIIELGITATEFGRTSITLTCQVRNKITRKSILTVEKMVFVNLGEDGLPAPHGRTEITYVKDQFKEEMNDG; via the coding sequence ATGAACTTCCACACCCGCAAATGGGTTAAACCCGAAGACCTGAATCCCAACGGCACGCTGTTCGGTGGCAGCCTACTGCGCTGGATCGACGAAGAAGCGGCGATCTACGCCATCGTTCAGCTTGGCAATCAGCGGGTGGTGACCAAGTACATTTCCGAAATCAACTTCGTCAGCGCCTCGCGCCAGGGCGACATCATCGAACTGGGCATCACCGCCACCGAGTTCGGGCGTACCTCGATCACCCTGACCTGTCAGGTGCGCAACAAGATCACCCGCAAGAGCATTTTGACGGTCGAGAAGATGGTCTTCGTGAACCTTGGCGAAGACGGCCTGCCCGCGCCCCATGGCAGAACCGAAATCACCTATGTGAAAGACCAGTTCAAGGAGGAAATGAACGACGGCTGA
- the cheA_1 gene encoding response regulator receiver:CheW-like protein :ATP-binding region, ATPase-like:Hpt: MVDRHDYVALEWVKGEIAETLKQARHALEAFMADPADGGAMDQCLDCVHQVHGSLQMIEFYGAALLAEEIEQLALALQQGHVDQRAEAEQLLIQALTQLPAYLDRIHSARRDLPLVVLPLLNDLRSARGESLLSETSLFAPQLLSVPALDPQALERRDSPELPALLRKLRQTLQAALVGLLREQDVQAQLGLMGKVFARLEQLCDDAPLGPLWQIASALVETMVNGNFTNSPALRSLFKDADKELKRLLDQGIAGINQPAPDELLKSLLFYIAKSDSLAPRMVDIKDQYGLDEALPELPRQERSSIEGPDRDAMRSVISALCEELVRVKERLDVFVRGDRKSVSELNGLLPPLRQIADTLAVLGFGQPRKVIIDQLAVVQGLAQGQREPSDAALMDVAGALLYVEATLAGMVGTVEPASREESRLPTTDLTQIHQLVIREARVVLQQAKDVIIDYIDGEWDRQRLDPLSALLVQVRGALAMIPLARAASLLAACNEYIHEHLLVDETRPAWTQLDSLADTITGIEYYLERMGEDHESPGEQVLDMAQESLARLGYFPTLEAQGVPLLDEIISQDEILELQALNALVSPTQTIADVLASPVSAVNPPARHMPASLLPPPADEEGVDDELLEVFLEETDEVLAALREYLPQWIGSLGDARSNTTALAEVRRAYHTLKGSGRMVRALILGELAWAVENLLNRVLENSVRPTADVQQLLNEVLLLLPDIIKDFAEGEQHQRDDVDLLAARAHALAKGQGPLTFAAATASEEDEALDPQLLEIFRQEALSHLDSLKRFLDTNAADPSPAISDELLRALHTLKGSASMAGVVPIVELANPLDQMMREYKAHMIALSPPELTLLRSAEPLFLKGLAQLSKHPLGPIPGAAKLIESAYALLQERLAAVLSASNNGLRSKRNPQLIESFLAEGMDILLDAENLLQRWREHPGERQELTALLDELTTLGHGAHLADLPQVDELCEALLDLYGAVEESSLAVSELFFDEAEQAHEALINMLDQVAAGQEVQPQPERVQALRDLLGQALDPSATGLIKSDGSQVQRITDLAQATAQLSDEQAVALDWDALDDEIVEIFLEEAVDILDSAGQALQRWLDEPDSALPLPSLQRDLHTLKGGARMAEIGPVGDLAHELEALYEGLSDRRFSHSSELAGLLISSHDQLAHMLDQLQSKQPLSDPTELVAAINAVRLGSAIGQGSEPQDKPEAAAPAPDGPDAELLEIFLEEGFDIIESSGAALARWQAEPENLLEVENLLRDLHTLKGGARMVAITPIGDLAHELESLYEGLSAGALRVNPLTISLLQSGHDLLADMLDAVREDKPLPSAELLIQSIRRQADPATAQVGEAPAPVIVAPPPEPAPTPAPPPKASSEADAERSASEMVKVPAEELETLVNLAGETSIFRGRIEQQVIDAEGTLVEMATTIERMRDQLRRLDMETQGSILSREQVQAERLGYEDFDPLEMDRHSQLQQLSRALFESASDLMDLKETLDSRASDAQTLLLQQARVNTDLQERLMRTRMVPFERLVPRLQRIVRQVSGELNKKVHFEIDNAQGQMDRSVLERMVAPLEHMLRNAIDHGLESAEKRLSQGKPEVGSITLSLKHQGADIVIEMTDDGAGVDLEAVRRKARKRGMIGADANPGAHETLQFILAPGFSTAETVTQISGRGIGMDVVHAEVKQLGGTMVIESVQGQGALFRIRLPFSVSVNRALMVQCGEEQYAVPLNTVEGIVRVMPNELEACYQTSPPRYQYGQRSYELRYLGELLNNSQPPKLIGQTEPLPVLLVHVQDQWVAVQVDALAGSREIVVKSLGPQFARVQGVSGATILGDGRVVLILDLLAHIRALHSRLAAQQSSGVVATAYNDAEQARPLLVMVVDDSVTVRKVTSRLLERNGMTVLTAKDGVDAMALLQDRVPDIMLLDIEMPRMDGFEVASQVRADPHLKDLPIIMITSRSGQKHRDRAMAIGVNEYLSKPYQESMLLESIAHWSQVNA; the protein is encoded by the coding sequence ATGGTTGATCGGCACGACTACGTAGCGCTGGAGTGGGTCAAAGGCGAAATCGCCGAAACCCTCAAACAGGCTCGCCACGCGCTTGAGGCGTTCATGGCCGACCCCGCTGACGGGGGGGCGATGGATCAATGCCTGGACTGCGTGCATCAGGTGCATGGCAGCCTGCAGATGATCGAGTTCTACGGCGCAGCCTTGCTGGCTGAAGAGATCGAGCAACTGGCGCTGGCCTTGCAGCAGGGCCATGTCGACCAACGCGCCGAAGCCGAGCAGCTGCTGATTCAGGCGCTGACCCAGCTACCGGCCTACCTGGACCGTATCCATTCGGCACGCCGGGATTTGCCGCTGGTGGTGCTGCCGTTGCTCAACGATCTGCGCAGTGCGCGGGGTGAAAGCCTGCTGTCGGAGACCAGCCTGTTTGCACCGCAACTGCTCAGCGTGCCAGCCCTGGATCCGCAAGCGCTTGAACGTCGCGACAGCCCCGAACTGCCCGCCCTGCTGCGCAAATTGCGACAGACCCTGCAAGCCGCTCTGGTCGGCCTGTTGCGCGAGCAGGACGTGCAGGCGCAACTCGGCTTAATGGGCAAAGTCTTCGCTCGCCTGGAGCAACTGTGCGATGACGCCCCGCTCGGGCCGTTGTGGCAGATCGCTTCGGCGCTGGTGGAAACCATGGTCAATGGCAACTTCACCAACAGCCCGGCCTTGCGCAGCCTGTTCAAGGACGCCGACAAAGAACTCAAGCGCCTGCTGGACCAAGGCATCGCCGGCATCAACCAGCCCGCGCCCGATGAGCTGCTCAAAAGCCTGCTGTTCTATATCGCCAAATCCGACAGCCTCGCGCCGCGCATGGTCGACATCAAGGATCAGTACGGCCTGGACGAAGCGCTACCCGAACTGCCACGGCAGGAACGCAGCAGCATCGAAGGGCCGGATCGCGATGCCATGCGTTCGGTGATCAGCGCCCTGTGTGAGGAGCTGGTGCGGGTCAAAGAGCGTCTGGACGTGTTCGTGCGCGGCGACCGCAAGTCGGTCAGCGAGTTGAACGGGCTGCTGCCGCCGTTGCGCCAGATCGCCGACACCTTGGCGGTGCTGGGTTTCGGCCAGCCGCGCAAGGTGATCATTGATCAGCTGGCGGTTGTGCAGGGCCTGGCTCAGGGTCAGCGCGAGCCCAGTGATGCGGCGCTGATGGATGTCGCCGGGGCGCTGCTGTATGTGGAAGCGACCCTGGCAGGCATGGTGGGTACCGTTGAACCGGCCAGCCGTGAAGAAAGCCGTTTGCCCACCACCGACCTGACGCAGATTCATCAGTTGGTGATCCGCGAAGCGCGGGTGGTGTTGCAGCAGGCCAAAGACGTGATCATTGATTACATCGACGGCGAGTGGGACCGGCAGCGCCTTGATCCTCTTTCCGCGTTACTGGTGCAAGTGCGTGGCGCCTTGGCGATGATCCCGCTGGCCCGCGCCGCCAGCCTGTTGGCCGCCTGCAACGAATACATCCACGAACACCTGCTGGTCGACGAAACCCGTCCGGCGTGGACTCAGCTCGACAGCCTGGCCGACACCATCACCGGCATCGAGTACTACCTGGAGCGCATGGGCGAAGACCATGAGTCGCCGGGCGAACAGGTGCTCGACATGGCCCAGGAAAGCCTCGCGCGGCTGGGCTACTTCCCGACACTGGAAGCTCAGGGCGTGCCGCTGTTGGACGAAATCATCAGCCAGGACGAAATCCTTGAGCTGCAAGCGCTCAACGCACTGGTCAGCCCAACGCAGACCATTGCCGACGTCCTCGCCAGCCCGGTCAGCGCCGTTAACCCGCCCGCCCGCCACATGCCCGCCAGCTTGCTGCCGCCGCCCGCCGATGAAGAAGGTGTGGATGACGAGCTGCTGGAAGTCTTTCTCGAAGAAACCGATGAAGTGCTCGCCGCCTTGCGCGAGTACTTGCCGCAATGGATAGGCTCGCTGGGCGATGCACGCAGCAATACCACGGCGCTGGCCGAAGTGCGCCGCGCCTATCACACCCTCAAAGGCAGTGGCCGGATGGTGCGGGCGCTGATTCTCGGCGAGCTGGCCTGGGCGGTTGAAAACTTGCTCAACCGGGTGCTGGAAAACAGCGTCCGCCCCACCGCTGATGTTCAGCAACTGCTCAATGAAGTGCTGCTGTTGCTGCCGGACATCATCAAGGATTTTGCCGAAGGCGAGCAGCATCAGCGCGACGATGTGGACCTGCTTGCCGCTCGTGCCCATGCATTGGCCAAAGGTCAGGGGCCGTTGACCTTCGCAGCAGCCACGGCCAGCGAGGAAGACGAGGCGCTCGACCCGCAACTGCTGGAGATTTTCCGCCAGGAAGCCCTCAGCCACCTGGACAGCCTCAAGCGTTTTCTCGACACCAATGCTGCGGATCCTTCGCCCGCCATCAGCGACGAATTGCTGCGCGCGTTGCACACCCTCAAAGGCAGTGCCTCCATGGCTGGGGTGGTGCCGATTGTCGAGCTGGCCAACCCGCTGGACCAGATGATGCGCGAGTACAAAGCGCACATGATCGCCCTGAGCCCGCCGGAGCTGACGCTCTTGCGCAGCGCCGAGCCGCTGTTCCTCAAGGGGCTGGCGCAATTATCGAAACACCCGCTGGGGCCGATCCCCGGTGCGGCAAAACTGATCGAAAGCGCCTACGCGTTGCTGCAGGAGCGGCTGGCGGCGGTGCTCAGTGCGTCCAACAACGGGCTGCGGAGCAAGCGCAACCCGCAACTGATCGAAAGCTTTTTGGCCGAAGGCATGGACATCCTGTTGGACGCCGAAAACCTGCTGCAACGCTGGCGTGAACACCCCGGCGAACGCCAGGAACTCACCGCTTTGCTCGATGAGCTGACCACGCTGGGGCACGGCGCGCACTTGGCCGACCTCCCGCAGGTGGACGAGCTGTGCGAAGCCTTGCTGGATTTATATGGCGCCGTGGAAGAAAGCAGCCTGGCGGTCAGCGAGCTGTTTTTCGATGAGGCCGAGCAGGCCCACGAAGCCCTGATCAACATGCTCGATCAAGTAGCGGCGGGGCAGGAAGTCCAGCCGCAGCCCGAACGGGTCCAGGCGCTGCGTGACCTGCTTGGTCAGGCGCTTGACCCGTCAGCCACGGGTTTGATCAAAAGCGACGGCAGCCAGGTGCAGCGCATCACGGATCTTGCCCAGGCCACCGCACAGTTGAGCGATGAGCAGGCGGTCGCGCTGGACTGGGATGCGCTGGATGACGAAATCGTCGAGATCTTCCTCGAAGAAGCCGTGGATATTCTCGACAGCGCCGGGCAAGCCTTGCAGCGTTGGCTGGATGAACCGGACAGCGCCTTGCCGTTGCCGTCATTGCAGCGCGACCTGCACACCCTCAAGGGCGGTGCACGCATGGCCGAAATTGGCCCGGTCGGTGATCTGGCCCATGAGCTGGAGGCCTTGTATGAAGGGCTGTCCGACCGACGCTTCAGCCACTCGTCCGAACTGGCGGGGTTGTTGATCAGCAGCCACGACCAGTTGGCGCACATGCTGGACCAGTTGCAGAGTAAACAGCCGCTGAGTGATCCGACCGAGCTGGTCGCGGCCATCAACGCGGTTAGGCTGGGCAGCGCGATTGGCCAGGGCAGCGAGCCGCAAGACAAGCCCGAGGCGGCCGCGCCAGCGCCTGACGGGCCGGACGCAGAGTTACTGGAGATCTTTCTCGAAGAAGGTTTCGACATCATCGAAAGCTCCGGCGCCGCCTTGGCGCGCTGGCAGGCCGAGCCCGAGAACCTGCTGGAGGTGGAAAACCTGCTGCGCGATCTGCACACCTTGAAAGGTGGCGCGCGCATGGTTGCCATCACTCCGATTGGGGACCTGGCCCATGAGCTGGAATCGCTCTATGAAGGGCTGTCTGCCGGGGCGTTGCGCGTCAACCCGCTGACCATCAGCCTGCTGCAAAGCGGTCATGATCTGCTCGCCGACATGCTTGATGCGGTGCGCGAAGACAAACCCCTGCCCAGCGCCGAGTTATTGATTCAGAGCATCCGCAGGCAGGCAGACCCGGCTACCGCTCAGGTGGGCGAGGCGCCGGCGCCGGTGATCGTTGCGCCGCCGCCTGAGCCAGCCCCGACACCCGCGCCGCCACCTAAGGCATCGAGCGAAGCTGACGCCGAGCGCTCGGCCAGCGAGATGGTCAAGGTGCCTGCCGAAGAGCTGGAAACCCTGGTCAACCTGGCGGGTGAGACGTCGATTTTCCGTGGGCGTATCGAGCAGCAGGTCATTGATGCCGAAGGCACGCTCGTGGAAATGGCTACCACCATTGAGCGGATGCGCGACCAGTTGCGCCGTCTGGACATGGAGACTCAAGGCAGCATCCTCAGCCGTGAGCAGGTGCAGGCCGAGCGGTTGGGCTATGAAGACTTCGACCCGCTGGAAATGGACCGGCATTCGCAATTGCAGCAATTGTCCCGCGCGCTGTTCGAGTCCGCGTCCGACCTGATGGACCTCAAGGAAACCCTCGACAGCCGGGCCAGCGACGCCCAGACCCTGCTGTTGCAGCAAGCACGGGTCAACACCGATTTGCAGGAACGCCTGATGCGCACGCGCATGGTGCCGTTCGAGCGCCTGGTGCCGCGCCTGCAGCGCATCGTGCGGCAGGTGTCGGGGGAGTTGAACAAGAAAGTCCATTTCGAGATCGACAATGCCCAGGGGCAGATGGACCGCAGCGTGCTTGAACGCATGGTCGCGCCGCTGGAGCACATGTTGCGCAATGCCATCGACCATGGCCTGGAAAGCGCTGAAAAACGTCTGTCCCAGGGCAAGCCGGAGGTGGGCAGCATCACGTTGAGCCTCAAACACCAGGGCGCCGACATCGTGATCGAGATGACCGATGACGGCGCGGGGGTCGACCTGGAGGCTGTGCGCCGCAAGGCACGCAAGCGCGGGATGATCGGCGCCGATGCCAACCCTGGGGCTCATGAAACCTTGCAGTTCATCCTCGCGCCAGGGTTCTCGACCGCCGAAACCGTGACGCAGATTTCCGGGCGCGGCATCGGCATGGATGTGGTGCACGCCGAGGTCAAACAGCTGGGCGGCACCATGGTGATTGAATCCGTGCAGGGGCAGGGCGCCTTGTTCAGGATCCGCTTGCCGTTCTCGGTATCGGTCAACCGGGCGCTAATGGTGCAATGCGGCGAAGAGCAATACGCGGTGCCGCTCAACACGGTCGAAGGCATCGTGCGGGTCATGCCCAATGAGCTGGAGGCCTGCTATCAAACATCGCCGCCGCGCTACCAATACGGCCAGCGCAGTTACGAGTTGCGTTACCTGGGTGAGCTGCTCAACAACAGCCAGCCCCCCAAGCTGATCGGCCAGACCGAGCCATTGCCGGTGCTGCTGGTCCATGTTCAGGACCAATGGGTCGCGGTGCAGGTCGATGCGCTGGCGGGCTCGCGGGAAATCGTCGTGAAAAGCCTCGGGCCGCAGTTTGCCAGGGTGCAGGGGGTCTCCGGTGCGACCATCCTCGGGGATGGCCGGGTCGTGCTGATCCTTGATTTGCTGGCGCACATCCGTGCGCTGCACAGTCGCCTGGCGGCGCAGCAATCCTCCGGGGTCGTAGCAACCGCTTACAACGACGCCGAGCAGGCGCGGCCATTGCTGGTGATGGTGGTGGACGACTCGGTGACCGTGCGCAAGGTCACCAGCCGTTTGCTGGAACGCAATGGCATGACCGTGCTCACCGCCAAGGATGGGGTCGACGCCATGGCGCTGCTGCAGGATCGGGTGCCCGACATCATGCTGCTGGACATCGAAATGCCGCGCATGGATGGCTTCGAAGTCGCCAGCCAGGTTCGCGCCGACCCCCACCTCAAGGATCTGCCGATCATCATGATTACCTCCCGATCAGGCCAGAAACACCGCGACCGGGCCATGGCCATTGGTGTCAACGAATACCTGAGCAAGCCGTATCAGGAATCGATGCTGCTCGAAAGTATCGCCCACTGGAGCCAGGTCAATGCCTAA
- a CDS encoding CheW-like protein produces MPNAARSSHLATLTGLILPLDDRNLLLPNVAVAELIDYQDCSAEPGAPLWYLGQISWRQHDLPLLSFEAACGARTRVGGRARIVVLNALGGREHLKFIALLIQGIPRSCKVDNQLSYVDVPLAELELAAVQVGETVARIPDLVGLEQWLVDAGLV; encoded by the coding sequence ATGCCTAACGCTGCCCGTTCTAGCCACCTGGCGACGTTGACCGGGTTGATCCTGCCGCTGGACGACCGCAATTTGCTGTTGCCCAACGTCGCGGTTGCCGAACTCATCGACTATCAGGATTGCAGTGCCGAACCTGGCGCGCCGCTGTGGTACCTGGGTCAGATCAGCTGGCGCCAGCATGACTTGCCGCTGCTCAGCTTCGAAGCGGCCTGTGGCGCGCGGACCCGCGTCGGTGGTCGTGCGCGCATCGTGGTGCTCAATGCGCTGGGCGGGCGCGAGCACCTGAAATTCATCGCGCTGCTGATTCAGGGCATCCCTCGCTCCTGCAAGGTCGACAACCAGCTCAGCTATGTCGACGTGCCCCTGGCGGAGCTTGAACTGGCCGCTGTGCAGGTCGGCGAAACCGTCGCCAGAATCCCCGATCTGGTGGGACTGGAACAGTGGCTGGTGGACGCCGGGCTGGTTTAG
- the pleD_2 gene encoding twitching motility protein PilH, producing the protein MARILIVDDSPTEMYKLTGMLEKHGHEVLKAENGADGVALARQEKPDAVLMDIVMPGLNGFQATRQLTKDADTSMIPVIMITTKDQETDKVWGKRQGARDYLTKPVDEETLMKTLNAVLAG; encoded by the coding sequence ATGGCTCGAATTCTGATCGTCGACGACTCGCCGACTGAAATGTACAAACTGACCGGCATGCTGGAAAAGCACGGTCATGAAGTCCTCAAGGCCGAAAATGGCGCCGATGGCGTGGCCCTGGCCCGTCAGGAAAAACCCGACGCGGTTCTGATGGACATCGTCATGCCCGGCCTGAATGGTTTTCAGGCGACCCGCCAGCTGACCAAGGACGCCGACACCAGCATGATCCCTGTGATCATGATCACCACCAAGGATCAGGAAACCGACAAGGTCTGGGGCAAACGCCAGGGCGCGCGGGACTACCTGACCAAGCCGGTGGATGAAGAAACCCTGATGAAAACCCTGAACGCGGTACTCGCCGGCTGA